The proteins below are encoded in one region of Silene latifolia isolate original U9 population chromosome 2, ASM4854445v1, whole genome shotgun sequence:
- the LOC141642870 gene encoding uncharacterized protein LOC141642870: MKRQSPAETTTDFPPPQPLNHSNKKTRDLPNLSDCYCCSRRINCTNPKNKLGILTSEWRIVLLCKKCHSLVESSQFCSYCLTRVSSAFYECKKCRRRIHKDCVSKFSFGSSGNCSDEFSVCFDCWIPNLLENEYSRSRAVRIGTSKKQAEKNGVESTSLASSDLCNLQKKEKVLENVVNEANADAERKIVIAIEAKEKVLTKVMAAKKAMDIASGSLGIVEIDQGGLVVDEDAQLAIRLHREMNSSPRISRNLCSMNTHCVDVPKVNGLELQGANETSCSDRATYIDPGDNGLESGLGHERTGSREARQESGNKFGRKQDGKYNDDSKSCVITYIRKGKASKGVKCKKKASSFLKVYSRKPSKTVKVEGGQCPSHAVKLDAYHYRFQFLKLEGGQCSKTYSRRRLNCKSKLVNSSLNLQNGNLASDMSLNCREEPRALANAS; the protein is encoded by the coding sequence ATGAAGAGACAATCGCCGGCGGAAACCACTACGGATTTTCCACCACCGCAACCTTTGAATCATAGTAACAAAAAAACGAGAGATTTGCCGAATTTATCCGATTGTTATTGCTGCAGTCGTCGAATTAATTGCACAAACCCTAAAAATAAGCTTGGAATTCTCACAAGTGAGTGGCGAATTGTTCTATTGTGCAAAAAATGTCACAGTCTTGTTGAATCATCGCAGTTTTGCTCCTATTGTTTGACTAGGGTTTCGTCCGCCTTCTATGAGTGCAAGAAATGTCGTCGCCGGATTCATAAAGATTGCGTTTCGAAGTTTTCGTTTGGTTCTTCAGGTAATTGTTCTGATGAATTTAGTGTTTGTTTTGATTGTTGGATACCTAATTTGCTAGAGAATGAATATAGTCGGAGTAGAGCTGTTAGGATTGGAACTAGTAAGAAACAAGCAGAGAAAAATGGTGTGGAATCTACATCGTTGGCAAGTTCTGATTTGTGTAATTTgcaaaaaaaggaaaaagttTTAGAGAATGTGGTGAATGAGGCGAATGCTGATGCTGAAAGGAAGATTGTCATCGCCATCGAGGCGAAAGAGAAGGTTCTTACGAAAGTAATGGCTGCAAAGAAAGCCATGGATATTGCCAGTGGTTCTTTAGGTATTGTTGAGATAGATCAAGGTGGTTTGGTGGTCGATGAGGATGCTCAATTGGCGATTAGATTGCATAGAGAGATGAATAGCTCACCTAGGATATCGAGGAACTTGTGCTCCATGAATACACATTGTGTTGATGTGCCTAAAGTGAATGGTTTGGAGTTGCAAGGAGCAAATGAAACAAGTTGTTCTGACAGGGCAACATATATTGACCCTGGTGATAATGGCCTGGAATCGGGGTTGGGTCATGAGAGAACAGGATCCAGGGAGGCTAGACAAGAAAGTGGGAATAAGTTTGGCAGGAAACAAGATGGAAAGTACAACGACGATTCTAAAAGTTGTGTAATTACTTATATTCGGAAGGGGAAGGCGTCGAAAGGCGTGAAGTGCAAAAAGAAGGCCAGTTCTTTTTTGAAGGTGTATAGTAGGAAACCGTCTAAAACTGTGAAGGTGGAAGGTGGTCAATGTCCGTCTCACGCCGTGAAGTTGGATGCTTATCATTATCGGTTTCAGTTTCTGAAGCTAGAAGGTGGACAATGCTCGAAAACATATAGTAGAAGGCGCTTAAATTGTAAAAGCAAGCTGGTAAACAGCAGTTTGAATCTTCAGAATGGAAATTTAGCTTCAGATATGTCTTTGAATTGTCGTGAAGAACCGAGGGCACTTGCCAATGCTTCTTAG